Proteins from a single region of Drosophila biarmipes strain raj3 chromosome 3R, RU_DBia_V1.1, whole genome shotgun sequence:
- the LOC108027065 gene encoding larval cuticle protein A2B, translating to MAFKFVFALAFVAVASAGYAPIAAPQVYHAAPAVATYAHAPVAVAQKVVVKAAEEYDPHPQYRFSYGVDDKLTGDNKGQVEERDGDVVRGEYSLIDADGYKRTVQYTADPINGFNAVVNREPLVKAVAVAPVVKTVAAPVAHFAAPAAYTSYAAPAVVKTVAPVAHYAAPAVVKTVAPVAHYAAPAVVKTVAPVAHYAAPAAYTSYAAPAVAYHH from the exons ATGGCATTCAAG TTTGTCTTCGCCCTCGCCTTCGTCGCCGTGGCCAGTGCCGGCTACGCCCCCATCGCCGCTCCCCAAGTGTACCATGCTGCCCCCGCGGTGGCCACCTACGCCCATGCCCCCGTTGCCGTGGCCCAGAAGGTCGTGGTCAAGGCCGCCGAGGAGTACGACCCCCACCCCCAGTACCGCTTCTCCTACGGAGTCGACGACAAGCTGACCGGCGACAACAAGGGACAGGTGGAGGAGCGCGACGGCGACGTGGTCCGCGGAGAGTACTCCCTGATCGACGCCGATGGCTACAAGAGGACCGTCCAGTACACCGCCGACCCCATCAACGGATTCAACGCCGTGGTGAACCGTGAGCCCCTGGTCAAGGCCGTCGCCGTTGCCCCTGTCGTCAAGACCGTTGCCGCCCCCGTCGCCCACTTCGCCGCCCCCGCTGCCTACACCTCCTACGCCGCCCCTGCCGTCGTGAAGACCGTGGCCCCCGTTGCCCACTACGCCGCCCCTGCTGTGGTCAAGACCGTTGCTCCAGTGGCTCACTATGCTGCTCCTGCCGTGGTCAAGACCGTGGCTCCAGTGGCCCACTACGCCGCCCCCGCTGCCTACACCTCGTACGCCGCTCCTGCTGTTGCCTACCACCACTAA
- the LOC108027365 gene encoding larval cuticle protein A3A has protein sequence MAFKFVFALAFVAVASAGYAPIAAPQVYHAAPAVATYAHAPVAVAQKVVVKAAEEYDPHPKYRFSYGVDDKLTGDNKGQVEERDGDVVRGEYSLIDADGYKRTVQYTADPINGFNAVVNREPLVKAVAVAPVVKTVAAPVAHYAAPAAYTSYAAPAVVKTVAPVAHYAAPAVVKTVAPVAHYAAPAVVKTVAPVAHYAAPAAYATYAAPAHYAAPAAAYTSYSAPAVAYHH, from the exons ATGGCATTCAAG TTCGTCTTCGCCCTCGCCTTCGTCGCCGTGGCCAGCGCCGGCTACGCCCCCATCGCCGCTCCCCAGGTGTACCATGCTGCCCCCGCGGTGGCCACCTACGCCCATGCCCCCGTTGCCGTGGCCCAGAAGGTCGTGGTCAAGGCCGCAGAGGAGTACGACCCCCACCCCAAGTACCGCTTCTCCTACGGAGTCGACGACAAGCTGACCGGCGACAACAAGGGACAGGTGGAGGAGCGCGACGGCGACGTGGTCCGCGGAGAGTACTCCCTGATCGACGCCGATGGCTACAAGAGGACCGTCCAGTACACCGCCGACCCCATCAACGGATTCAACGCCGTGGTGAACCGTGAGCCCCTGGTCAAGGCCGTCGCCGTTGCCCCTGTCGTCAAGACCGTTGCCGCCCCCGTCGCCCACTACGCCGCCCCCGCTGCCTACACCTCCTACGCCGCCCCTGCCGTCGTGAAGACCGTGGCCCCCGTTGCCCACTACGCCGCCCCTGCTGTGGTCAAGACCGTTGCTCCAGTGGCTCACTATGCTGCTCCTGCCGTGGTCAAGACCGTGGCTCCAGTGGCCCACTACGCCGCTCCCGCTGCCTATGCCACCTACGCTGCCCCCGCCCACTACGCCGCCCCTGCTGCCGCCTACACCTCGTACTCGGCTCCCGCGGTCGCCTACCACCACTAA